In Saccharomycodes ludwigii strain NBRC 1722 chromosome III, whole genome shotgun sequence, one DNA window encodes the following:
- the KEX2 gene encoding kexin KEX2 (similar to Saccharomyces cerevisiae YNL238W | KEX2 | Killer EXpression defective) produces MNLFHLGLQIISLSITLTAQQHIKVPPKNHTEKRYFAIETWEDIPTIEKLYPDWTFEHEVRGLEDHYVFSKSISFPNKRNNIDINSDKNIIFSFHDLPPKNLEKRAPVPVDTTLLLGNPKEAQEKLVDICQELEIKDPAFPSQWHLLNTQYPTHDLNVTDVWLQNITGKGVVTAIVDDGLDYESPDLKDNFCEEGSWDFNANTKLPKPTLDDDYHGTRCAGEIAAVKNVFCGVGVAYDSKVSGIRILSGQITTEDEAASLVYGLDVNDIYSCSWGPTDNGKEMLAPDELVKKSFIKGVSEGRNKKGAIYVFASGNGAMFDDNCNYDGYTNSIFSITVGAIDHKGLHPPYSESCSAVLVVTYSSGSGEYIHSTDFKDGCSDRHGGTSAAAPLAAGVYALVLEANPDLTWRDVQYLTILSSVEVDNKDAEWQETGSTLGKRYSHKYGYGKLDAYRIVEMAKNWQNVNPQTWVELPKVDLNGESKTNATDEVLESSIVVGKDMLQTENLKRIEHVTVTVNINSDIRGKTVIDLISPDGTVSHLGVVRRLDRSTTGFPNWTFMSVAHWGESGAGEWKLQVRTADADNNVELKDWQLKFYGESIDPEKTMPLKYKEDKDVSSSIAPDTSSTLTISSSLTTSPGTVTSDTTEEENSSTETTEIESSTPTPETTPTPEATPTPETTPVNDGSQEEAEQPEKIEDPDSANIDTGGQHSQNIGPEKHYFLFLFFLGFLLLLIYYIIFAKTKKKIKRRRAEAYEFDIIDSDSDYDSSVDQSESLTGMAAAQSVDDLENFDFDLSDEELLHNSSPVIKLQDQLKNYKDPFDDINASDNHPATSNNDIKENKGED; encoded by the coding sequence atgaatCTATTTCATTTAGGTTTACAAATCATATCATTATCAATAACCCTAACGGCACAGCAGCATATAAAAGTTCCACCAAAAAATCATACAGAAAAAAGGTATTTTGCTATTGAAACTTGGGAAGATATACCCAcaatagaaaaattatatccAGATTGGACATTCGAACACGAGGTGAGAGGTTTAGAAGACCATTATGTCTTTTCAAAAAGCATATCTTTTCCAAACAAAAGGAACAATATAGATATCAACtctgataaaaatattatattttcctttCATGATCTACCtccaaaaaatttagaaaaaagagcACCAGTTCCAGTGGACAccactttattattaggcAATCCAAAGGAAGCACAAGAAAAATTAGTGGATATCTGTCAAGAGTTGGAAATTAAAGATCCAGCTTTTCCCAGCCAATGGCACTTACTAAATACACAATACCCAACACATGATCTCAATGTGACAGATGTTTGGCTACAGAATATCACAGGAAAGGGCGTGGTCACAGCAATAGTTGATGATGGGTTAGATTATGAAAGCCCAGATTTAAAAGACAATTTTTGCGAAGAAGGCAGCTGGGATTTCAATGCTAATACAAAACTACCAAAACCAACATTAGACGACGATTACCATGGTACAAGATGTGCTGGAGAAATTGCTGCTGTTAAAAATGTATTTTGTGGTGTTGGGGTTGCTTATGATTCCAAAGTTTCCGGCATTAGAATTTTGTCAGGACAAATTACCACCGAAGATGAAGCTGCTTCTTTAGTTTATGGTCTAGATGTCAACGATATTTATTCTTGTTCATGGGGTCCAACAGATAATGGTAAGGAAATGTTAGCACCCGATGaattagttaaaaaatctttCATTAAGGGAGTATCCGAGGGAAGGAATAAAAAGGGGGCCATTTATGTTTTTGCTAGTGGTAATGGTGCCATGTTTGATGATAATTGTAATTATGATGGTTACACAAATTCTATCTTTTCCATCACAGTTGGCGCTATAGATCACAAGGGGTTACATCCACCTTATTCAGAATCGTGCTCTGCTGTTTTAGTGGTAACTTATTCCTCTGGGTCAGGTGAATATATTCATTCTACAGATTTCAAAGATGGCTGTTCTGATAGGCATGGCGGTACTTCTGCTGCTGCTCCCTTGGCCGCAGGTGTTTATGCTTTGGTGTTAGAAGCAAATCCAGATTTAACCTGGCGTGATGTTCAATACTTGACTATCCTTTCATCCGTAGAGGTGGATAACAAAGACGCCGAATGGCAAGAAACAGGCAGCACGCTTGGTAAAAGATATTCCCACAAATATGGATATGGGAAGTTAGATGCATATAGAATCGTGGAGATGGCCAAAAATTGGCAAAACGTTAATCCACAAACTTGGGTGGAATTGCCTAAAGTTGATTTAAATGGTGAATCTAAGACAAACGCCACTGATGAAGTATTGGAGAGTTCAATCGTGGTAGGAAAAGATATGTTACAGACAGAAAACTTGAAAAGAATAGAACATGTTACTGTTACTGTCAATATTAATTCTGATATAAGGGGCAAAACAGTTATAGATTTAATTTCTCCCGATGGAACTGTCTCTCATTTGGGTGTTGTTAGAAGACTGGATAGAAGTACCACTGGGTTCCCAAATTGGACATTTATGAGTGTGGCGCATTGGGGCGAGTCTGGTGCTGGTGAATGGAAATTGCAAGTTCGTACTGCAGATGCTGATAACAACGTTGAATTAAAGGATTGGCAACTAAAGTTTTATGGTGAATCCATTGACCCAGAGAAGACCATGCCGTTGAAATATAAAGAAGATAAAGATGTTTCTTCATCTATTGCTCCGGATACAAGTTCTACGTTGACAATATCGTCATCGCTTACCACTTCGCCAGGTACTGTCACCAGTGACACTACCGAAGAAGAAAATTCTAGTACAGAAACAACAGAGATAGAATCATCAACACCAACACCGGAGACAACACCAACACCAGAGGCTACACCAACACCAGAGACTACACCAGTAAATGACGGATCACAAGAGGAGGCAGAGCAGCCAGAAAAAATAGAAGATCCAGATAGTGCCAACATAGACACTGGAGGTCAGCATTCACAAAATATTGGACCTGAGAAAcattactttttatttttatttttcctaGGCTTCcttctattattaatatattatattattttcgcTAAAacgaagaaaaaaattaaaaggcGCAGAGCTGAGGCTTACGAATTTGATATCATTGACAGCGATTCAGACTATGATTCCTCAGTTGATCAATCTGAAAGTTTAACTGGAATGGCAGCAGCACAATCTGTTGATGATCTAGagaattttgattttgatttgTCAGATGAAGAATTACTACACAACTCTTCGCCAGTTATCAAATTACAAGATCAactgaaaaattataaagatCCATTTGATGACATTAATGCATCTGATAATCACCCTGCCACTAGTAACAATGACataaaggaaaataaaggGGAGGATTAA
- the SIN4 gene encoding Sin4p (similar to Saccharomyces cerevisiae YNL236W | SIN4 | Switch INdependent) produces the protein MFYQLNSSSNLVSWSKNGLILYADKSSPNSNLCLTFLESINGTNWRFHEPQRYVLHAGLYDSLANGSTQSKSNVGSTNTNTTSTSNSTTTASSSATTNAGVSGSAPTSTLPMANNIVSGPQPNNNTDLNATTNNMNNVQFFFDIEKVYWNNWAALPGETAAVFDEVGSLTMLLAGYDKSGPSTLEKLSVVFQDTVYKIHNQIVSLTPVNTENASSNSSTCTSINGGTSNLERKHTKKEYSSSILDFQWIGSQKQVMSSHLNLEQINSNKNKDINNSFTDNDGITKLNFTTCPLFGVFHPQFIKSACVGIRRSGQLDFWYQFSNSKEHKKISVQVNPNFCMENNWLDFAQLAHCAENNCFLISTYCKKLKTFSIFKLSINWNAQQQQMQQQGNNSTFLNDPLLFIEHLFDFSPDIFEKEENNDLMELAKYVLLSRTCEPESDTEILLGYEIIGKNKYIVKRYKLEKKVPSTDFSTILLGSYLNNPIESYQLKHLGDIVFEDTIEDITSYQIQDQVMFRLSNGKVRIFRRTTWKELTYHEEIISDQVSPLEVGFSFSTLPGNIEWCSLSPLGAGLIYKTYNNNNNNNNNNNNNNNKQIFFQPYGSNTQSEQELIKQPANLQKVLNALSYTFVSSTHKACMGEDISIAIKQFLVKTCNDTLPKDDIILKIIKACYKLFGFHPDAPREILEKIIVTKPMQKLVLLQLELGSSFQGNSNVYSMARCCISLRDVLFAFSTVCRNVQMMIQHSATMNGQNTSAAKLFQFSFSKQDLIFSLIPIAKWFVKFINFLLQQSIILVNNPKDKQDNLVLGVLGAKVTRILILSILNEIRKINQLITKFTETGLPALNDSSIILRKVLDESPIDFEKFESHLTDIGNEISSLSTNIGNNDASALKANLEREPYMIVKGDIPAEFDSNIKQFLLGYFRNSILSNLNISKIYFNDTGGLKLYAEEYYKSKYFHLLQPLDKGLLFFDNDEKCRSSQEFTCLEIDDVTKEPLDNAKNNSNTGEITKKYKRCVRCGSVTLAGYIIPSDKTVVDTKISTRRWCSVFSRLCICSGMLHEM, from the coding sequence ATGTTTTATCAATTGAATAGCAGTAGTAATCTAGTAAGCTGGTCTAAAAATGGACTTATTTTGTATGCAGACAAGAGCTCTCcaaattcaaatttatgtttaacttttttagaATCAATTAATGGTACCAATTGGAGATTTCATGAGCCACAAAGGTACGTTTTACATGCTGGATTGTATGATAGTTTAGCCAACGGATCCACACAATCCAAATCAAATGTTGGTAGCaccaatactaatactacgAGTACGTCAAACAGCACAACAACAGCTTCATCATCTGCTACTACCAATGCAGGGGTTTCTGGTTCAGCCCCCACTTCTACTTTACCCATGGCTAATAATATAGTTTCTGGACCTCAGCCCAACAATAACACAGATCTCAATGCTAcaactaataatatgaaCAATgttcaattcttttttgacATTGAAAAAGTTTACTGGAATAATTGGGCTGCGTTACCGGGCGAAACAGCTGCTGTATTTGATGAAGTAGGTTCTTTGACGATGCTATTAGCAGGATATGATAAATCAGGTCCTTCTACACTGGAAAAATTATCTGTTGTTTTTCAAGATACTGTTTACAAAATACATAACCAAATTGTTAGTTTAACACCTGTTAATACCGAAAATGCTTCCAGCAACAGCAGTACGTGCACTTCCATCAATGGTGGTACCAGTAATTTAGAAAGAAAACATACCAAGAAAGAGTATAGCAGTTCTATACTAGATTTTCAATGGATTGGTAGTCAAAAACAAGTTATGTCCTCGCATTTAAATTTGGAACAGATcaatagtaacaaaaacaaGGATATAAACAACTCTTTTACAGATAATGATGGgataacaaaattaaatttcaCCACCTGTCCGTTATTTGGTGTTTTTCATCCCCAATTTATCAAGTCTGCTTGCGTTGGTATTCGAAGAAGCGGACAATTAGACTTTTGGTAccaattttcaaattctaAGGAACATAAGAAAATAAGCGTTCAAGTTAATCCCAATTTTTGTATGGAAAATAATTGGTTAGATTTTGCACAATTGGCACATTGTGCTGAAAATAATTGCTTTTTAATCTCCACatattgtaaaaaattaaagacattttccattttcaaACTTTCCATCAATTGGAACGCCCAACAACAGCAAATGCAACAGCAAGGCAATAAttcaacatttttaaatgacCCTCTGCTGTTCATTGAACATCTATTTGATTTTTCCCCAGATATTTTcgaaaaagaagagaataATGACTTAATGGAGTTAGCTAAGTACGTTTTGTTGTCAAGAACTTGTGAGCCAGAAAGCGATACAGAAATTTTACTTGGGTATGAAATAATAGGGAAGAACAAGTATATAGTTAAAAGGtataaattggaaaaaaaagttccATCAACTGATTTTTCCACTATTTTGTTAGGAAGCTATTTGAACAATCCAATAGAGTCCTATCAACTAAAACATTTGGGTGACATAGTGTTCGAAGATACCATAGAAGACATCACCTCCTACCAAATCCAAGACCAAGTAATGTTTCGATTGTCAAATGGGAAAGTCAGAATTTTTAGAAGAACCACTTGGAAAGAATTAACGTATCATGAAGAGATTATATCTGATCAAGTTTCTCCATTGGAAGTTGGGTTTAGCTTTTCAACATTGCCTGGGAACATTGAATGGTGTTCCTTGTCCCCCCTAGGTGCAGGcttaatttataaaacttataataataataataataataataataataataataataataataataaacagaTTTTTTTCCAGCCATATGGTTCCAACACACAAAGCGAACAGGAGTTAATTAAACAGCCAGCAAACTTGCAAAAGGTGTTAAATGCGTTATCGTATACTTTTGTGTCCAGTACACATAAGGCCTGTATGGGGGAGGATATATCTATTGCCATTAAACAGTTTTTGGTTAAAACGTGCAACGATACTTTACCCAAGGAtgatattatattaaaaattattaaagcTTGTTATAAGCTTTTTGGGTTTCACCCTGACGCTCCTCGAGAAATACTGGAAAagattattgttactaagCCGATGCAGAAATTAGTTTTATTGCAGTTAGAACTAGGGAGTAGTTTCCAAGGAAATAGCAATGTGTATAGCATGGCAAGGTGTTGTATATCTTTGAGAGATGTACTATTTGCATTTAGCACGGTTTGTAGAAATGTCCAAATGATGATTCAACACTCTGCAACAATGAATGGACAAAACACAAGTGCAGCCAaattatttcaattttcaTTTAGTAAACAggatttaatattttctttgataCCAATAGCTAAGTGGtttgttaaatttataaattttttgctTCAGCAATCTATAATATTAGTAAACAATCCTAAGGACAAACAAGACAATTTGGTTTTAGGAGTATTAGGTGCTAAAGTCACTAgaattttaattctttcaaTACTAAAtgaaataagaaaaatcaatcagttaataacaaaatttacAGAAACAGGTTTGCCCGCTTTAAATGATTCTTCAATTATATTGAGAAAAGTATTGGATGAATCGCCAATAGACTTTGAGAAATTTGAATCACATCTAACCGATATTGGTAATGAAATATCCAGTTTAAGTACTAATATCGGTAACAATGATGCCAGCGCTCTTAAAGCCAATTTGGAACGTGAGCCATACATGATAGTTAAAGGCGACATACCCGCTGAATTTGATTCAAATATTAAACAGTTTTTATTAGGTTATTTTCGAAACAGCATATTGTCCAACCTAaatatttctaaaatatatttcaaCGATACAGGTGGTTTAAAGCTATATGCAGAAGAATATTACAAATCCAAATATTTCCACTTATTACAGCCATTGGATAAGGggttattgttttttgataatgatgagAAATGTCGCTCATCTCAAGAGTTTACATGTTTGGAAATAGATGATGTTACCAAAGAACCATTGGATAATGCAAAgaacaatagtaatactggtgaaattacaaaaaaatataagagATGTGTAAGATGTGGTTCTGTTACTTTAGCTGGGTATATTATACCATCAGATAAAACGGTTGTTGATACTAAAATATCCACAAGAAGATGGTGCAGTGTGTTTTCAAGACTTTGTATATGTTCTGGGATGTTACATGAAATGTGA
- the YTP1 gene encoding Ytp1p (similar to Saccharomyces cerevisiae YNL237W | YTP1 | Yeast putative Transmembrane Protein): MFKCRQKTTPQLLPSVLLIMSILLSKVRGHEMAGMDDTDDLTFPDIVDFGPKMTHWLLSVFFLLLLSSFSTSLAFSSKTHASVLVQTIITIYAFFEKFLLRFPDNDGIENRVSRCFGWIFLSISITTLFFGSLASGTGLLSKYKKINSLSSKLGTKVLVYIHRALSLVLIWIGWIKVCLAPVALFGFCRGGSTGQCIAHGIMGTSFVIYGFVYSMVLVVPWIRLANYSQDHVDSWIIMIWGCVNTFTEGPHGDSNWSHGDFQHTSMGIIWWCAGLLGVFLSRNKQRTFVPSLVFIFTGWAMMEHVQLLIISTKVHYLFGLVLVSGGVCRIIEISFLFKDRLHLDKIYSFQYLPPFTLVCSGILFMGANEEQLNLVLRIGADHSAYSLVLLAASFLVYFWIICCLNIYVRFVEREKAGFLDSYESNLVRENSENFELSEGELDDLNDNIDDHEEDISV; encoded by the coding sequence ATGTTTAAGTGCCGTCAAAAAACAACCCCTCAGTTACTGCCCTCAGTATTGTTGATAATGTCTATTCTGCTATCAAAAGTCCGTGGTCATGAAATGGCTGGTATGGATGATACAGATGATTTAACTTTCCCCGATATAGTAGATTTTGGGCCCAAAATGACACATTGGTTATTATCAGTCTTTTTcctattattgttaagtTCATTCTCTACTTCTTTAGCATTTTCAAGTAAAACACACGCATCCGTTTTAGTACAAACTATCATTACAATTTATgcattttttgaaaaattccTTTTAAGATTCCCAGACAACGACGGCATAGAAAATAGAGTTTCCAGATGTTTTGGTtggatttttttatcaatatctATAACAACATTATTCTTTGGTAGTTTAGCTAGTGGAACAGGATTATTgtcaaaatacaaaaagataaattcTTTGTCGTCCAAACTTGGCACTAAAGTGTTAGTATATATACATAGAGCACTATCCTTGGTTTTAATTTGGATTGGTTGGATTAAAGTATGTTTAGCTCCAGTAGCTTTATTCGGATTTTGTAGGGGCGGCTCAACTGGACAATGTATAGCCCATGGTATCATGGGAACTTCTTTTGTAATTTATGGGTTTGTGTATTCGATGGTTCTTGTAGTTCCTTGGATAAGGTTAGCTAATTACTCACAAGATCATGTTGATAGCTGgattattatgatttgGGGTTGTGTTAATACGTTTACTGAAGGTCCTCATGGTGATTCTAATTGGTCCCATGGCGATTTTCAACATACATCTATGGGTATTATTTGGTGGTGTGCAGGACTGTTAGGCGTATTTTTAAGTCGCAACAAACAGAGAACATTTGTACCAAGTTtggttttcatttttaccGGATGGGCAATGATGGAACATGTccaattattaattattagcACAAAAGTGCATTACTTGTTTGGTCTAGTTTTGGTTAGTGGTGGGGTATGTCGCATTATTGAAATatcatttcttttcaaaGATCGTTTGCATTTGGacaaaatatattctttcCAATACCTTCCCCCATTTACTTTAGTATGCTCCGGTATCTTATTCATGGGTGCCAATGAGGAGCAACTAAATTTAGTCTTAAGAATTGGGGCAGATCATTCTGCGTATAGTCTGGTTTTGTTAGCAGcttcttttttggtttatttttggattatttgttgtttaaaCATATATGTGAGATTTGTTGAAAGGGAAAAAGCAGGGTTTTTAGACTCCTATGAATCAAATCTAGTTAGAGAAAATAgtgaaaattttgaattatCTGAGGGGGAACTAGATgatttaaatgataatattgatgATCATGAAGAAGATATAAGTGTTTAA